In Pradoshia eiseniae, the following are encoded in one genomic region:
- the sigB gene encoding RNA polymerase sigma factor SigB, translated as MQRQSQTNDEMRAQSKEQVMQWIKAYQENDDQEAQNQLVLHYQGLVETIARKYSKGKSYHEDIIQVGMIGLLGAIRRYDDSFGKSFEAFAVPTIIGEIKRFLRDKTWSVHVPRRIKELGPKIKTTVEELTSTLHRSPKIEEIARYLDVSEEEVLEAMEMGKSYQALSVDHSIEADSDGGTVTLLDIFGNVDDGYEKVNQRLVLEKVLHVLSDREKKIIHYTYLENLSQKEAGDRLGISQMHVSRLQRRAIKKLQEAINAENSEYIQ; from the coding sequence ATGCAGAGACAATCTCAAACTAACGATGAAATGAGAGCTCAATCAAAAGAACAAGTCATGCAGTGGATAAAAGCTTACCAGGAGAATGACGACCAGGAAGCTCAAAATCAGCTTGTCCTTCACTATCAAGGATTGGTTGAGACGATCGCGAGGAAATATTCAAAGGGAAAGTCATACCACGAGGATATCATCCAGGTGGGTATGATTGGGTTGCTGGGTGCGATACGCCGTTATGACGACTCCTTTGGCAAGAGCTTTGAAGCATTCGCTGTCCCGACAATTATAGGGGAAATCAAGCGTTTTCTCCGTGACAAGACATGGAGTGTTCATGTGCCGCGGCGAATTAAAGAGCTTGGCCCGAAAATTAAGACAACAGTAGAGGAGCTAACCTCAACCTTACACCGTTCTCCTAAGATAGAAGAAATAGCCAGATATTTGGATGTTTCCGAAGAAGAGGTGCTAGAGGCTATGGAGATGGGCAAGAGCTACCAAGCGCTTTCTGTAGACCATTCCATAGAGGCAGATTCAGATGGAGGCACTGTTACGCTGTTAGATATCTTCGGCAATGTGGATGACGGGTATGAAAAGGTAAACCAGCGCTTAGTCCTTGAGAAGGTTTTGCATGTTCTTAGTGACCGAGAGAAGAAAATCATCCATTACACATACCTTGAAAACTTAAGTCAAAAAGAAGCAGGAGACCGGCTCGGTATTTCGCAAATGCATGTTTCGCGTTTACAGAGGAGAGCTATAAAGAAGCTTCAGGAAGCCATTAATGCTGAGAATTCGGAGTATATCCAGTGA
- a CDS encoding PP2C family serine/threonine-protein phosphatase: protein MKHEVLRDRKVEAIAAQSSKDGKALCGDDYFFLATDDYFVCVLADGLGSGEFAHESSRAVTNVVRESHGKDVDSLMELCNRVLLQKRGAAVAIFKVYFNEQRFHYSCVGNIRFYLYPPNGKLVYPLPVTGYMSGRKQRFHTQEFSYVPNSRFLIHSDGFEMRGTKDFFGLSSSLEVSANQLEHTNSAASDDITFIFGSLLE from the coding sequence GTGAAACATGAAGTCCTTCGGGATAGAAAGGTAGAGGCAATTGCCGCCCAATCTTCTAAGGACGGCAAAGCCTTATGTGGAGATGATTACTTTTTCCTCGCCACGGATGATTATTTTGTATGCGTATTGGCGGATGGCCTGGGGTCAGGTGAATTTGCGCATGAATCCTCTCGTGCGGTTACAAATGTAGTACGCGAATCACATGGAAAAGATGTGGACTCATTGATGGAGCTGTGTAATCGTGTACTTCTTCAAAAGAGGGGAGCGGCAGTTGCTATCTTTAAAGTCTATTTCAATGAACAAAGATTTCACTACAGCTGCGTGGGCAACATTCGATTCTATCTATATCCGCCTAATGGCAAATTGGTTTATCCTCTTCCAGTTACAGGCTATATGTCTGGACGGAAACAGCGTTTTCATACACAGGAATTTTCCTATGTGCCCAATTCGAGGTTCTTGATTCACTCTGATGGATTTGAGATGAGAGGTACAAAGGATTTCTTCGGGCTTTCAAGCTCGCTTGAAGTATCAGCTAATCAGCTGGAACACACAAATTCTGCGGCCTCAGATGATATAACTTTTATATTTGGAAGTCTTCTAGAATAA
- a CDS encoding Tex family protein → MKSKEELVRLIAKEASVKDKQVANVLNLLEEGNTIPFIARYRKEMTGSLDEVEIKTISEKWNYLDNLEKRKEEVLRIIEEQGKLTLELRKEIIQATKLQMVEDLYRPYKQKRRTKATVAKEKGLEPLAEWIIGCPVSGLPHKEAELYVNIDKGVQSAEEALEGAKDIIAEIIADNPAFRKWIRDDTYKRGMIKSVVKDEEKDEKNIFEMYYEFEEAVEKIVPHRILALNRGEKEGVLRVSVKADADRILGYMERQVVKGPTVCEAILKEAVEDGYKRLIQPSIEREIRNELTDKAEDQAIHIFSENLRNLLLQPPLKGKMVLGVDPAYRTGCKFAVVDQTGKMLEIGVVYPHPPVSKRKEATQKILHILEKYAIELVAIGNGTASRETEQFIVDALKEQSKEIYYLIVNEAGASVYSASDIAREEFPALQVEERSAVSIARRLQDPLAELVKIDPKSVGVGQYQHDVSEKKLNESLSFVVETAVNQVGVNVNTASPSLLQYVAGLSKTVAQNIVKKREQEGAFKNRKELKAIPRLGAKTYEQAIGFLRVIDGAEPLDRTAIHPENYEAVRSLLRSQGLSTDDLGSEKIRNALSNIDVHVMSEELEIGEITLRDILDSLMRPARDPRDELSAPLLKKDVLKLEDLKAGMELQGTVRNVVDFGAFVDIGVKQAGLVHISKLRNSYVKHPMDVVAVGDVVTVWVEKVDVPKERIALTMIAPNS, encoded by the coding sequence ATGAAATCCAAAGAGGAACTAGTTCGCCTTATTGCCAAGGAGGCTTCTGTTAAAGATAAGCAGGTTGCGAATGTGTTGAACCTTTTAGAAGAGGGGAACACCATTCCTTTTATCGCGCGTTATCGAAAAGAAATGACGGGATCGCTTGATGAGGTGGAAATAAAGACAATCTCCGAGAAATGGAATTATCTAGACAACCTTGAGAAGCGCAAGGAAGAGGTCCTGCGCATTATTGAAGAGCAAGGTAAGCTTACACTTGAACTGCGTAAGGAAATCATACAAGCGACAAAACTGCAAATGGTTGAAGACTTATATCGCCCCTATAAACAAAAGCGCCGAACAAAGGCGACGGTTGCCAAGGAGAAGGGGCTTGAACCTCTTGCTGAATGGATCATCGGTTGCCCTGTATCAGGATTACCTCATAAAGAGGCGGAGCTCTATGTGAATATCGATAAAGGAGTTCAGAGTGCAGAAGAGGCATTGGAAGGTGCTAAGGATATTATTGCGGAAATCATTGCGGACAATCCTGCCTTTCGAAAGTGGATTCGGGATGATACATATAAGCGGGGAATGATTAAATCTGTTGTAAAGGATGAAGAGAAAGACGAGAAGAATATTTTCGAGATGTATTATGAGTTTGAAGAAGCGGTAGAGAAAATTGTTCCTCACCGTATTCTTGCCCTTAATCGCGGAGAGAAAGAGGGAGTCTTAAGGGTTAGTGTTAAAGCGGATGCTGACCGTATTCTCGGGTATATGGAACGCCAGGTCGTTAAAGGTCCGACGGTTTGTGAAGCTATCTTGAAGGAAGCTGTCGAGGATGGATACAAACGACTTATCCAGCCTTCTATTGAAAGAGAGATTCGTAACGAGCTAACGGATAAGGCTGAAGATCAGGCGATTCATATATTCTCAGAGAATCTTCGGAATCTGTTGCTCCAGCCTCCTCTTAAAGGGAAGATGGTGCTCGGAGTCGACCCGGCTTATCGGACAGGCTGTAAGTTTGCCGTGGTTGACCAAACCGGAAAGATGCTTGAGATTGGGGTCGTATATCCGCATCCGCCAGTCTCAAAAAGGAAGGAAGCCACACAGAAAATTCTTCATATTCTAGAAAAGTATGCTATCGAGCTTGTGGCGATTGGTAATGGAACAGCATCCCGTGAAACGGAGCAATTCATCGTAGATGCGTTAAAGGAACAATCAAAGGAGATATATTACTTAATCGTCAATGAAGCAGGCGCTAGTGTCTATTCAGCATCAGATATTGCGAGAGAGGAATTCCCGGCGCTCCAGGTGGAAGAGCGGAGTGCAGTCTCTATCGCACGACGGCTTCAAGACCCGCTTGCGGAACTAGTCAAAATTGATCCTAAATCTGTCGGAGTGGGGCAATATCAGCATGACGTTTCAGAGAAGAAATTGAATGAATCCTTATCCTTTGTTGTGGAGACTGCTGTGAACCAAGTCGGTGTCAATGTCAACACAGCATCGCCATCTCTTCTTCAATATGTAGCAGGCCTTTCTAAGACAGTTGCTCAAAATATTGTGAAGAAGCGGGAGCAGGAAGGAGCATTCAAGAACCGGAAGGAGCTGAAAGCCATTCCTCGCTTAGGGGCTAAAACCTATGAGCAAGCGATTGGCTTCCTTCGTGTGATAGATGGGGCAGAGCCACTTGACCGGACAGCCATTCATCCTGAAAATTATGAAGCCGTCCGCTCGCTGCTTCGCAGTCAAGGATTATCAACAGATGATTTAGGAAGCGAAAAGATCAGGAATGCTCTGTCGAATATAGATGTTCATGTCATGTCTGAGGAATTGGAGATAGGGGAAATTACGCTCCGAGATATCTTGGATTCTCTTATGCGTCCTGCGAGGGATCCGCGTGATGAATTGTCTGCCCCGCTTTTGAAGAAGGATGTTCTCAAGCTTGAGGACTTAAAGGCCGGGATGGAGCTGCAAGGAACTGTCCGCAATGTCGTAGATTTTGGCGCCTTCGTAGATATTGGCGTAAAGCAAGCAGGTCTTGTGCACATTTCTAAATTAAGAAACAGCTATGTAAAGCATCCAATGGATGTTGTTGCTGTAGGGGATGTGGTCACGGTATGGGTGGAAAAGGTAGATGTTCCAAAAGAACGCATTGCCTTGACGATGATCGCCCCGAATTCTTGA
- the cmpA gene encoding cortex morphogenetic protein CmpA, with translation MPLWLQNQIQRAFLEKDSKQILLLNQCWYFYKKSIAEQS, from the coding sequence TTGCCCCTTTGGCTACAAAATCAAATCCAGCGTGCTTTTTTGGAAAAGGACAGCAAGCAAATCTTATTATTGAATCAATGTTGGTATTTCTATAAGAAAAGCATTGCCGAGCAGAGCTGA